A genomic stretch from Actinomadura rubteroloni includes:
- a CDS encoding carboxypeptidase-like regulatory domain-containing protein, with protein MRKSFVLSLAATALLAAAPPALAAAPDVQAGVTLAASGAQRVLTLTVTAKDPVGIAKVEAVLRTKDGTSFQTVSDFVRSSGTDADGVWTASYRSDIENHPGTITADVTVVNHDGESTVRPVSYNDCYPTTIEATSTPERLDLDHPAAHITGRLLARRASDEEPVPVPGATLNVVPNKTVTTAEDGTFALDLRGRVQTTISFPAAGRYCRAPYKDMRFTVDQSEVTLTARKTAPSPLPVGTPVVVSGTVTRTRADGTTVPVEGISVRLTPTIGNRSVVATTAADGTYSISFVPQGTGNWNVYAEGSIYTVQSPALWGDVLVQDKTPTFSPLTVTPSPVARTRPVDITATVSRTAVDGTRTPLWGEEVFLEFSSDGKTGWTTLDELRVRDGKVYATIDADRNGYVRLRYAGDTATKPGTSEARFLDVRTGTEFTHFNAAPEPISPGGRLTVSGELLRLPGTSWIPAGSGTPITIQFRADGSTAWTTMGTTTTDKNGVFRKTFTASKSGTWRATYAGSATYTPAASGTDNVRVGRRTAFAKGFNVTPEPVRRRATATAAGKLLRYAGGWRPAARGTKVELQFRPSGSSAWKYFGYAWTNADGTFRLAFSAPADGTWRAVYAGSATYLPATSGTDYVDVR; from the coding sequence ATGCGCAAGTCGTTCGTCCTGTCCCTGGCCGCGACCGCCCTGCTCGCCGCCGCCCCGCCCGCCCTCGCCGCCGCCCCCGACGTGCAGGCGGGCGTGACGCTCGCCGCGAGTGGTGCGCAGCGCGTCCTCACGCTCACCGTCACCGCCAAGGACCCGGTGGGCATCGCGAAGGTCGAGGCGGTGCTGCGGACGAAGGACGGCACGTCGTTCCAGACGGTGTCCGACTTCGTCCGTTCGTCGGGCACCGACGCCGACGGCGTGTGGACGGCCTCCTACCGCTCTGACATCGAGAACCACCCCGGCACGATCACGGCCGACGTGACGGTCGTGAACCACGACGGCGAGTCGACCGTCCGTCCGGTGAGCTACAACGACTGCTACCCCACGACGATCGAGGCGACGTCGACACCGGAGCGCCTCGACCTCGACCACCCCGCCGCCCACATCACCGGCCGCCTGCTGGCCCGCAGGGCGAGCGACGAGGAGCCCGTCCCCGTGCCCGGCGCGACCTTGAATGTGGTCCCGAACAAGACGGTCACGACGGCCGAGGACGGCACGTTCGCGCTGGACCTCCGGGGCAGGGTCCAGACGACGATCTCCTTCCCCGCCGCCGGCCGGTACTGCAGGGCGCCGTACAAGGACATGCGCTTCACGGTCGACCAGAGCGAGGTGACGCTGACCGCCCGGAAGACCGCGCCGTCACCGCTTCCGGTCGGCACCCCGGTCGTCGTCTCGGGGACCGTGACCCGGACGCGCGCCGACGGCACGACGGTCCCGGTGGAAGGCATCAGCGTCAGGCTGACGCCGACCATCGGGAACCGGTCCGTGGTCGCGACCACGGCCGCGGACGGCACGTACTCCATCTCGTTCGTTCCGCAGGGGACGGGGAACTGGAACGTGTACGCCGAAGGGTCGATCTACACGGTCCAGTCGCCCGCCCTCTGGGGGGACGTGCTCGTCCAGGACAAGACGCCCACATTCTCCCCGCTCACCGTCACCCCGTCGCCGGTCGCGCGCACCCGGCCCGTGGACATCACGGCGACCGTCAGCCGAACCGCCGTGGACGGCACGCGGACCCCGCTGTGGGGCGAGGAGGTGTTCCTGGAGTTCTCCTCCGACGGGAAGACCGGCTGGACGACACTGGACGAACTGCGGGTCCGCGACGGAAAGGTCTACGCGACGATCGACGCCGACCGCAACGGATACGTCCGGCTCCGCTACGCCGGCGACACGGCGACCAAGCCGGGGACGAGCGAGGCGCGCTTCCTCGACGTCCGGACGGGCACCGAGTTCACCCACTTCAACGCCGCACCCGAGCCGATCAGCCCGGGCGGGCGGCTGACGGTGAGCGGCGAACTGCTCCGGCTGCCCGGAACGAGCTGGATCCCCGCCGGAAGCGGCACACCGATCACGATCCAGTTCCGGGCCGACGGCTCCACGGCCTGGACCACGATGGGCACGACGACGACCGACAAGAACGGCGTGTTCCGCAAGACGTTCACCGCCTCCAAGTCGGGCACCTGGCGCGCGACCTACGCGGGCAGCGCGACGTACACGCCGGCCGCGAGCGGCACCGACAACGTGCGCGTGGGACGCCGGACGGCCTTCGCCAAGGGCTTCAACGTCACGCCGGAGCCGGTGCGCCGCCGCGCGACGGCCACCGCCGCCGGGAAGCTGCTGCGCTACGCCGGCGGCTGGCGCCCCGCCGCGCGCGGCACGAAGGTCGAGCTGCAGTTCCGCCCGTCCGGTTCGTCGGCCTGGAAGTACTTCGGCTACGCGTGGACCAACGCGGACGGCACCTTCCGCCTGGCCTTCTCCGCGCCCGCCGACGGCACCTGGCGCGCTGTCTACGCGGGCAGTGCGACGTATCTGCCGGCGACGAGTGGGACCGACTACGTGGACGTCCGGTAG